A genomic region of Psychrobacter sp. M13 contains the following coding sequences:
- a CDS encoding 23S rRNA (adenine(2030)-N(6))-methyltransferase RlmJ translates to MNYKHAYHAGNFADVVKHILLIQLLNQLGQKNKPFYVLDAYGGRGLYSLSSEEARKTGEAKGGIQAVMNADTDKAPAAVKQYVEGVKHARFVYDSKVCPGSPWWIAHHIETNADAGVRGEAFEAKASEYDALNYQLHKLPIGIQHRDAFEGITAVIPPKEKRGLIVLDPPYEQEHKDFTRLIDLLVAAYTKWPQGTYALWFPIKNIDAVELFYKKLKRTEMRRQLICELNIYPNDVAVGLNGTGMLIINPPWQFDNHAREILRFLQPILKVADAPNLSPDSATNVRWLVGE, encoded by the coding sequence ATGAACTATAAACATGCCTATCACGCTGGTAATTTTGCCGATGTGGTCAAACACATTTTACTCATACAACTACTCAATCAATTGGGCCAAAAAAACAAACCCTTTTATGTGCTCGACGCTTATGGCGGACGCGGATTGTATTCGCTCAGTAGTGAAGAGGCACGCAAAACAGGTGAAGCAAAAGGCGGCATTCAAGCCGTTATGAATGCTGATACGGACAAAGCTCCTGCGGCTGTTAAACAGTATGTAGAAGGTGTCAAGCACGCCCGTTTTGTCTACGACAGTAAAGTCTGCCCAGGTTCGCCGTGGTGGATTGCTCATCATATCGAAACCAATGCAGATGCTGGCGTGCGTGGTGAGGCATTTGAAGCCAAAGCTTCTGAGTATGATGCGCTAAATTATCAACTACACAAGTTGCCAATTGGTATTCAGCACCGTGACGCTTTTGAAGGTATCACTGCGGTCATTCCTCCAAAAGAAAAACGTGGTTTAATTGTGTTAGATCCACCGTATGAGCAGGAGCATAAAGACTTCACTCGTCTCATTGATTTGCTGGTCGCCGCTTATACCAAATGGCCACAGGGCACTTATGCGCTATGGTTTCCGATTAAGAATATTGATGCCGTTGAGCTGTTTTATAAAAAGCTAAAGCGCACTGAGATGCGACGCCAGCTTATTTGTGAGCTTAATATTTATCCCAATGATGTCGCTGTTGGGCTTAATGGTACTGGCATGCTTATTATCAATCCGCCTTGGCAGTTTGATAATCATGCCCGTGAGATTTTACGCTTTTTACAGCCTATCTTAAAAGTAGCTGATGCACCTAATCTATCTCCTGATAGCGCGACCAATGTACGCTGGTTAGTTGGCGAATAA
- the pssA gene encoding CDP-diacylglycerol--serine O-phosphatidyltransferase, with the protein MSTDTSTDKQVTDKKLIDKQGAELSPNDKLNNISDNAATQPPFIDEHDFNIRLADNDNYDGLTFEVIEAEVAEGEQVVSRGVYLAPNLITTLSLLSGFYSILASTSGEFYKAALAIFLSAILDGADGRVARMLNAQSPFGEQYDSLADMLAFGIAPAILIYSFALQPLGRIGLGCAFVFTACGAFRLARFNVQVGIVDKKYFVGLASPLAAILVTSAVMVAIDHRQWVGQYDGLIMGLFAAWVVICGLLMVSNVKYYSFKEFDKKKVPFVALIVAVLVLSIAIYDIPVGILAIGIIYALSGIVTTVKAKAGS; encoded by the coding sequence ATGAGCACTGACACGAGCACTGATAAACAAGTCACTGATAAAAAATTGATTGATAAGCAAGGTGCTGAGCTATCACCCAACGATAAGCTAAATAATATTAGTGATAACGCGGCAACTCAGCCACCCTTTATAGATGAGCACGATTTCAATATACGCTTAGCGGATAATGATAACTATGATGGGCTAACTTTTGAAGTTATTGAAGCAGAAGTTGCTGAGGGTGAGCAAGTCGTCAGCCGTGGGGTCTATTTAGCGCCTAATTTGATTACCACTTTATCGTTACTATCAGGGTTTTATTCGATCTTAGCTAGCACCAGTGGCGAATTTTATAAGGCGGCATTGGCTATATTTTTATCGGCTATCTTGGATGGTGCAGATGGACGTGTCGCACGCATGCTCAATGCGCAGAGCCCATTTGGCGAGCAGTATGACTCATTAGCTGATATGCTCGCTTTTGGGATTGCACCTGCGATTTTGATTTATAGCTTTGCGTTACAACCTTTAGGTCGTATTGGCCTCGGCTGTGCTTTTGTATTTACCGCTTGTGGCGCTTTTCGTTTAGCTCGCTTTAATGTGCAGGTTGGTATCGTTGATAAGAAGTACTTTGTCGGTTTAGCCAGTCCATTAGCAGCTATTTTGGTTACTTCTGCGGTAATGGTCGCAATCGATCACCGTCAATGGGTTGGTCAATATGATGGTTTGATAATGGGTTTGTTTGCTGCTTGGGTGGTAATATGTGGTTTGCTCATGGTCAGCAATGTCAAATACTATAGCTTTAAAGAGTTTGATAAAAAGAAAGTACCTTTTGTGGCTTTAATTGTTGCAGTATTAGTGCTAAGTATCGCTATTTACGATATCCCAGTTGGTATCCTTGCTATTGGCATTATTTATGCGTTATCAGGTATTGTAACTACTGTGAAGGCAAAAGCAGGTAGCTAA